In one Brassica oleracea var. oleracea cultivar TO1000 chromosome C9, BOL, whole genome shotgun sequence genomic region, the following are encoded:
- the LOC106316731 gene encoding putative Myb family transcription factor At1g14600: protein MGKRGGKNGNENYDGVGFNGQGGSGVRPYVRSPVPRLKWTADLHRCFVNAVDMLGGQHRATPKLVLKMMDVKGLTISHVKSHLQMHRGSKLTLGKPEENSLFSIRRQDTEEDYLQDYLSLHIRNDCPTGFHTFSLSSHSSRGRRKEHTSESRGGDDVDDSLHIMNLKTNETTFPSHHFHQNTEKETNPWHEHEHEHEHEHEQEHEHEEEEELSLSLSLNHHHLRSNGSSVSETSDAVSTCSAPFVNKDCFGSSPKIDLDLNLSISLLGS from the exons ATGGGTAAGCGTGGTGGGAAAAATGGTAACGAAAACTATGACGGCGTTGGTTTTAATGGTCAAGGAGGCAGTGGAGTTAGGCCATACGTACGGTCTCCGGTGCCTAGACTCAAGTGGACGGCGGATCTCCACCGTTGTTTTGTTAACGCCGTCGATATGCTCGGTGGCCAACATC GAGCTACTCCAAAGCTTGTTCTTAAGATGATGGATGTAAAGGGACTCACCATTTCACATGTCAAGAGTCATCTTCAG ATGCATAGAGGTTCTAAACTCACTTTGGGTAAACCAG AGGAAAACTCTTTATTTTCAATAAGAAGACAGGACACTGAAGAGGATTATCTTCAGGACTACTTGTCTTTACACATAAGGAATGATTGTCCTACGGGTTTTCACACCTTTTCTCTTTCTTCACATTCTTCTAG AGGAAGAAGAAAGGAGCATACTTCAGAGTCTCGTGGTGGAGATGATGTCGATGACTCTCTTCACATCATGAACTTGAAGACGAACGAAACGACGTTTCCATCACATCATTTCCACCAG AATACAGAGAAGGAGACAAACCCTTGGCACGAACACGAACACGAACACGAACACGAACATGAACAAGAACATGAACATGAAGAAGAAGAAGAACTGTCGTTGTCGCTGTCGTTGAATCATCATCATTTGAGAAGCAACGGATCATCAGTGAGCGAAACAAGTGACGCGGTCTCGACATGTTCAGCACCATTCGTCAACAAAGATTGCTTCGGTTCTTCACCAAAGATTGATCTTGACCTTAACCTTTCAATTTCTCTCCTTGGCAGCTGA
- the LOC106313895 gene encoding NADH dehydrogenase [ubiquinone] 1 beta subcomplex subunit 7, producing MEVPGSSKKMIATQEEMVAAKVPLGYRDQCAHLLIPLNKCRQAEFFLPWKCEDERHVYEKCEYELVMERMLAMQKIREEEAKAKQNKLQGNGVPLIPKTANA from the coding sequence ATGGAGGTTCCCGGTTCATCGAAGAAGATGATCGCAACGCAAGAAGAGATGGTTGCAGCAAAAGTGCCGCTCGGTTACAGAGACCAGTGCGCGCATCTCCTGATTCCGCTCAACAAATGTCGCCAGGCAGAGTTTTTCCTCCCGTGGAAGTGCGAGGACGAGCGCCACGTGTACGAGAAGTGCGAGTACGAGCTCGTCATGGAGAGGATGCTCGCGATGCAGAAGATCCGCGAGGAAGAAGCCAAAGCGAAACAGAATAAGCTACAAGGGAACGGCGTTCCTCTAATCCCTAAGACAGCTAATGCTTAG
- the LOC106314558 gene encoding protein NRT1/ PTR FAMILY 8.3-like, which produces MGSIEEEEAPLIEQGLISQIFWADHLPCICLNLITYLTTKLHQGNVSAATNVTTWQGTCYLTPLIGAVLADAYWGRYWTIACFSGIYFIGMSALTLSASVPALKPAECIGTFCPSATPAQYAMFFSGLYLIALGTGGIKPCVSSFGADQFDDTDSRERVRKASFFNWFYFSINIGALVSSSLLVWIQENRGWGLGFGIPTVFMGLAIVSFFFGTPLYRFQKPGGSPITRISQVVVASFRKSTLKVPEDAALLYETQDKNSAIAGSRKIEHTDDCRYLDKAAVISDEESKSGDFSNSWRLCTVTQVEELKILIRMFPIWASGIIFSALYAQMSTMFVQQGRAMDCKIGSFQLPPAVLGTFDTASVIIWVPLYDRFIVPLARRFTGVDKGFTEIQRMGIGLFVSVLCMAAAAIIEIIRLRLADELGLVESGAPVPISVMWQIPQYFILGAAEVFYFIGQLEFFYDQSPDAMRSLCSALALLTNALGNYLSSLILTLVTYFTTRNGGEGWISDNLNTGHLDYFFWLLAGLSLVNMAVYFFSAAKYKQKKAS; this is translated from the exons ATGGGTTCCATTGAAGAAGAAGAAGCGCCTCTCATCGAACAAGGTTTAATCTCACAG ATTTTCTGGGCCGATCATCTTCCATGTATCTGTTTGAACCTAATCACTTACCTCACCACCAAACTACACCAAGGAAACGTCTCCGCTGCTACAAACGTCACCACATGGCAAGGCACTTGCTATCTCACCCCTCTCATCGGTGCTGTCCTAGCCGATGCTTACTGGGGTCGTTACTGGACCATCGCTTGTTTCTCCGGCATTTACTTCATC GGCATGTCTGCTCTAACTCTCTCAGCTTCAGTTCCAGCACTGAAGCCTGCAGAATGCATTGGCACCTTCTGTCCTTCAGCAACGCCAGCTCAGTACGCAATGTTCTTCAGCGGGCTTTACCTGATCGCCCTCGGCACTGGAGGCATCAAACCATGCGTCTCCTCCTTCGGTGCAGACCAGTTCGACGACACTGACTCCCGTGAACGCGTCAGAAAAGCTTCCTTCTTCAACTGGTTTTACTTCTCCATCAACATTGGAGCGCTCGTGTCCTCTAGTCTTCTAGTTTGGATCCAAGAGAATCGCGGGTGGGGTTTAGGGTTTGGTATACCGACAGTGTTCATGGGTCTAGCCATTGTGAGTTTCTTCTTTGGCACGCCGCTTTACAGGTTTCAGAAGCCTGGAGGCAGCCCTATAACTCGCATCTCCCAAGTCGTGGTCGCTTCCTTCCGTAAATCGACTCTCAAAGTCCCTGAAGACGCTGCACTTTTGTATGAAACGCAAGACAAGAACTCTGCTATTGCTGGAAGTAGAAAGATCGAACATACCGATGATTGCAGGTATCTTGACAAAGCTGCTGTTATTTCAGATGAAGAATCGAAATCAGGAGACTTTTCAAACTCGTGGAGACTATGCACGGTCACTCAAGTGGAAGAACTCAAGATTCTGATCCGTATGTTCCCAATATGGGCCTCTGGTATCATCTTCTCAGCTTTATACGCTCAGATGTCAACAATGTTTGTTCAGCAAGGTCGAGCCATGGACTGCAAGATCGGCTCCTTCCAGCTTCCTCCAGCGGTACTAGGGACATTCGACACGGCTAGCGTCATCATCTGGGTTCCGCTCTACGATAGGTTCATCGTCCCCTTGGCTAGACGTTTCACTGGAGTAGACAAAGGGTTCACAGAGATACAGAGAATGGGAATAGGGCTGTTCGTCTCTGTTCTATGCATGGCGGCTGCAGCTATCATTGAGATCATCAGGCTCCGTTTAGCCGACGAGCTCGGGTTGGTTGAGTCTGGAGCTCCGGTTCCTATATCCGTGATGTGGCAGATTCCGCAGTACTTCATCCTCGGTGCGGCGGAAGTGTTTTACTTCATTGGCCAGCTTGAGTTTTTCTATGATCAGTCTCCAGATGCGATGAGGAGCTTGTGCAGTGCTTTGGCTCTTTTGACCAATGCTCTTGGGAACTACTTGAGTTCGTTGATCCTCACGCTTGTGACTTACTTCACGACGAGGAATGGTGGTGAAGGTTGGATCTCGGATAATCTGAATACGGGTCATCTCGATTACTTCTTCTGGCTTTTGGCTGGTCTTAGTCTTGTCAACATGGCGGTTTACTTCTTCTCTGCGGCTAAGTATAAGCAGAAGAAGGCTTCGTAG